CGAGCGCCTGGCTCTCAAGGCCCGCGGCTGAACCCTGGCACCGGCCCAGATGCAGGGCGGCACCTTCACCATCACCAACGTGGGCCCCATCGCGGGAGCGCGGCTGATCCCCACCATCAACTACCCGGAGGTGGCGATCCTGGGCATGGGGCGGGCCGAGCAGAAGGTGGTGGTACGTGATGGCGAGATCGTCGTGCGCACGATTCTGCCGCTGACCCTGGCCTTCGATCACCGCATCGCCGACGGCGCCGATGCAGCACGCTTCATGCGGCGGCTGGGCGAGCTTCTCTCGAGCCCCCTGACCTGGCTCTTGGAGCGATAGTCCCCCGACTCGGGCGACGGGAAGGAGACCGCAATGGTCATGGGAAGCCTCAGCCAGCAAACGGACGTAGTGGTGATTGGCGGCGGACCGGGAGGTTATGTCGCTGCCTTGAGGGCCGCCGACCTGGGCAAGGAAGTGATTCTCGTCGAGGAGCGCCCGCGCCGGGGTGGAGTCTGCCTGCTCGAGGGCTGTATCCCCTCCAAGACGTTGATCCACAGCGCGGAGATTGCCGAGGCAGCCCGCCGCTCCAAGAACTTCGGCGTGGTCAGTGGCGAGGTCAGCATCAACCTGAAGGCCCTGCGGGCCAACAAGGAGAAGGTCGTCACGATCCTCAGCCGCGGCGTCGATCAGCTT
This is a stretch of genomic DNA from Acidobacteriota bacterium. It encodes these proteins:
- a CDS encoding FAD-dependent oxidoreductase, whose protein sequence is MVMGSLSQQTDVVVIGGGPGGYVAALRAADLGKEVILVEERPRRGGVCLLEGCIPSKTLIHSAEIAEAARRSKNFGVVSGEVSINLKALRANKEKVVTILSRGVDQLLKARGVEVIQARARFEGPRKLQLVGADVAGIEFRHAKWSRPWKWSVISRLGPGFPSTSTTCCAPCLVIPTR